In Halichondria panicea chromosome 17, odHalPani1.1, whole genome shotgun sequence, a single window of DNA contains:
- the LOC135351543 gene encoding uncharacterized protein LOC135351543 isoform X5 produces the protein MCCFKMASNLRPCSYNQYDKSCLEKAISELEKGTIPSVRRAALLYGIPRSTLHDHFKEKVAPNAKPGPAPYLSIEEEEELSNFLVKCSRIGYPKTRQQVLGIVQEIVGKRRPDVCVTNGWWERFSNRHPNICLKTSIPLSYVRAMAEDEGSLKGYFDLLETTLHENDIFDHPSHIYNCDETGMPLNPKPLKVVSERGAKNPSNICGSTKNQVSVLACSSATGHTLPPYIILARKTLNQEITFNEVPGSRYGLSTRGWMDMRLFSEWFTVHFLPYAPSARPLLLLMDGHKSHFCPEMIKMAAKEGIVLFALPPHTTHLCQPLDKGPFAPLKIEWRKVVHKFISANKGREVTVYDFNTVFSEAWYNAMTASNVISGFRCTGIYPFNRNAVKARSEKFRRFDQDALSKGSKINYVPLFSPDRARHTDSNLDTEDENDSSSSASSPPFGNSRCNTLSPIQHKTLKDFLVTPKAPNRGKGPVPKGRVLTSRQNLLLLEEQKKKKQEEAQLKEDRKNLREEKLRLKKLKVSAATRKASKSARSRIATKTSVTTVDDFSPEEEARYERRREEGYDIPDPRYERWLEMTVDPNNLETRKGHCNDSNSSGDNEPFQTKAVYGAASKGSRSEENSLSTSPVIPKPTQTGGRGRVTSKGSRPEENGLSTSPVVPKPTQTGGRGRAASKGSLPEENGLSTSPVVPKPTQTGGRGRAASKGSLPEENGLSTSPVVPKPTQTGGRGRVTSKGSRPEENGLSTFPVVPKPTQTGRRDRAASKGSRSKENSLSTFPVVPKPTQTGGRDRAASKGSRSKENSLSTSPVIPKPTQTGGRGRAASKGSRPEEYGLSTSPVVPKPTQARGRGRGSNEAILVMCCTDGTCNHPRASNWVSCDSCDEWFHCVCAGVRINDAPNTEFICHCCHGI, from the exons ATGTGCTGTTTCAAAATGGCATCCAACTTGAg GCCATGCAGTTATAATCAGTACGACAAAAGCTGCTTAGAGAAAGCTATATCTGAGCTTGAGAAAGGAACTATTCCTAGTGTGCGAAGAGCTGCTttattatacggtataccGAGATCGACTCTTCATGACCATTTTAAGGAAAAAGTTGCGCCTAATGCAAAGCCTGGACCTGCACCATATCTCAGCATTGAGGAAGAGGAAGAATTGTCGAACTTTCTTGTTAAATGTTCAAGAATAGGATACCCTAAGACAAGGCAACAGGTTCTAGGAATTGTTCAGGAAATTGTTGGCAAACGGCGTCCAGATGTATGTGTAACAAATGGATGGTGGGAGAGATTTTCGAATCGTCACCCAAATATTTGTTTGAAAACTTCAATACCCCTCTCTTATGTCCGTGCCATGGCAGAAGATGAGGGATCACTGAAAGGTTACTTTGATCTGCTGGAAACAACACTGCACGAGAATGATATTTTTGATCATCCTAgtcatatatataattgtgaCGAGACGGGCATGCCTCTCAATCCCAAGCCTTTAAAAGTTGTTAGTGAAAGAGGTGCCAAAAATCCATCAAATATCTGTGGCTCCACAAAGAACCAAGTATCGGTTTTAGCCTGCTCAAGTGCCACTGGACATACGCTTCCCCCTTACATAATTTTAGCACGAAAAACTTTGAACCAAGAGATTACATTTAATGAAGTACCTGGATCTAGGTATGGTCTCTCCACCAGAGGATGGATGGATATGCGTTTGTTTAGTGAGTggtttacagttcattttttGCCTTATGCTCCTTCTGCTCGACCTTTACTACTCCTAATGGATGGCCACAAGTCACACTTCTGTCCTGAAATGATAAAAATGGCAGCAAAGGAAGGTATCGTACTTTTTGctctcccccctcacactACTCACTTGTGTCAACCCCTTGACAAAGGTCCTTTTGCGCCTTTAAAAATCGAATGGAGAAAAGTTGTGCATAAATTTATATCTGCTAACAAAGGTCGAGAAGTCACTGTTTATGATTTCAATACTGTTTTCTCTGAGGCTTGGTACAATGCTATGACAGCAAGTAATGTAATTTCTGGATTTAGATGCACGGGTATATACCCTTTCAATAGAAATGCTGTAAAAGCAAGATCTGAAAAATTCCGTAGGTTCGATCAAGATGCTCTATCAAAGGGGAGCAAGATCAACTATGTTCCTCTCTTCAGCCCCGACCGAGCTagacacactgacagtaatcTTGATACAGAAGATGAAAATGATAGCAGTTCGAGTGCTTCTTCTCCTCCTTTTGGTAATAGCAGGTGCAACACACTCTCTCCCATCCAACACAAAACTCTCAAAGATTTTTTGGTCACACCTAAGGCACCAAACCGAGGAAAGGGTCCAGTGCCAAAGGGTAGGGTTTTAACAAGCCGGCAAAATTTGCTTCTTCTAGAAGAACAGAAAAAAAAGAAACAAGAAGAAGCTCAGCTCAAGGAAGATCGCAAGAATCTCCGAGAAGAGAAACTGCGGCTTAAGAAACTGAAAGTATCGG CTGCCACCAGAAAAGCTTCTAAAAGTGCTCGCAGCAGAATAGCAACCAAAACTTCTGTCACTACTGTTGATG ATTTTTCTCCTGAAGAAGAAGCCAGGTATGAGAGGAGACGTGAGGAGGGATATGACATTCCAGACCCACGCTACGAACGCTGGCTCG AAATGACTGTAGACCCCAACAATCTAGAAACAAGAAAGGGCCACTGTAATGATTCTAACAGTTCAGGTGACAACGAGCCGTTTCAAACGAAAGCAGTGTATGGAG CTGCGTCCAAGGGGAGCCGTTCGGAGGAGAACAGTCTCTCTACTTCCCCTGTTATCCCTAAACCCACTCAGACTGGAGGAAGGGGTAGAG TTACGTCCAAGGGGAGCCGTCCGGAGGAGAACGGTCTCTCTACTTCCCCTGTTGTCCCTAAACCCACTCAGACTGGAGGAAGGGGTAGAG CTGCGTCCAAGGGGAGCCTTCCGGAGGAGAACGGTCTCTCTACTTCCCCTGTTGTCCCTAAACCCACTCAGACTGGAGGAAGGGGTAGAG CTGCGTCCAAGGGGAGCCTTCCGGAGGAGAACGGTCTCTCTACTTCCCCTGTTGTCCCTAAACCCACTCAGACTGGAGGAAGGGGTAGAG TTACGTCCAAGGGGAGCCGTCCGGAGGAGAACGGTCTCTCTACTTTCCCTGTTGTCCCTAAACCCACTCAGACTGGAAGAAGGGATAGAG CTGCGTCCAAGGGGAGCCGTTCGAAGGAGAACAGTCTCTCTACTTTCCCTGTTGTTCCTAAACCCACTCAGACTGGAGGAAGGGATAGAG CTGCGTCCAAGGGGAGCCGTTCGAAGGAGAACAGTCTGTCTACTTCCCCTGTTATCCCTAAACCCACTCAGACTGGAGGAAGGGGTAGAG CTGCGTCCAAGGGGAGCCGTCCGGAGGAGTACGGTCTCTCTACTTCCCCTGTTGTCCCTAAACCCACTCAGGCTAGAGGAAGGGGTAGAG GAAGCAATGAAGCTATTCTGGTGATGTGCTGCACAGACGGCACTTGCAATCATCCCAGAGCAAGTAACTGGGTCAGCTGTGACAGCTGTGACGAATGgtttcactgtgtgtgtgcaggtgtcaGAATTAATGATGCTCCAAACACTGAATTTATTTGCCATTGCTGTCATGGAATTTAG
- the LOC135351543 gene encoding uncharacterized protein LOC135351543 isoform X2: MCCFKMASNLRPCSYNQYDKSCLEKAISELEKGTIPSVRRAALLYGIPRSTLHDHFKEKVAPNAKPGPAPYLSIEEEEELSNFLVKCSRIGYPKTRQQVLGIVQEIVGKRRPDVCVTNGWWERFSNRHPNICLKTSIPLSYVRAMAEDEGSLKGYFDLLETTLHENDIFDHPSHIYNCDETGMPLNPKPLKVVSERGAKNPSNICGSTKNQVSVLACSSATGHTLPPYIILARKTLNQEITFNEVPGSRYGLSTRGWMDMRLFSEWFTVHFLPYAPSARPLLLLMDGHKSHFCPEMIKMAAKEGIVLFALPPHTTHLCQPLDKGPFAPLKIEWRKVVHKFISANKGREVTVYDFNTVFSEAWYNAMTASNVISGFRCTGIYPFNRNAVKARSEKFRRFDQDALSKGSKINYVPLFSPDRARHTDSNLDTEDENDSSSSASSPPFGNSRCNTLSPIQHKTLKDFLVTPKAPNRGKGPVPKGRVLTSRQNLLLLEEQKKKKQEEAQLKEDRKNLREEKLRLKKLKVSAATRKASKSARSRIATKTSVTTVDDFSPEEEARYERRREEGYDIPDPRYERWLETRKGHCNDSNSSGDNEPFQTKAVYGAASKGSRSEENSLSTSPVIPKPTQTGGRGRVTSKGSRPEENGLSTSPVVPKPTQTGGRGRAASKGSLPEENGLSTSPVVPKPTQTGGRGRAASKGSLPEENGLSTSPVVPKPTQTGGRGRVTSKGSRPEENGLSTFPVVPKPTQTGRRDRAASKGSRSKENSLSTFPVVPKPTQTGGRDRAASKGSRSKENSLSTSPVIPKPTQTGGRGRAASKGSRSGENGLSTSPVVPKPTQTGRRDRAASKGSRPEEYGLSTSPVVPKPTQARGRGRGSNEAILVMCCTDGTCNHPRASNWVSCDSCDEWFHCVCAGVRINDAPNTEFICHCCHGI, translated from the exons ATGTGCTGTTTCAAAATGGCATCCAACTTGAg GCCATGCAGTTATAATCAGTACGACAAAAGCTGCTTAGAGAAAGCTATATCTGAGCTTGAGAAAGGAACTATTCCTAGTGTGCGAAGAGCTGCTttattatacggtataccGAGATCGACTCTTCATGACCATTTTAAGGAAAAAGTTGCGCCTAATGCAAAGCCTGGACCTGCACCATATCTCAGCATTGAGGAAGAGGAAGAATTGTCGAACTTTCTTGTTAAATGTTCAAGAATAGGATACCCTAAGACAAGGCAACAGGTTCTAGGAATTGTTCAGGAAATTGTTGGCAAACGGCGTCCAGATGTATGTGTAACAAATGGATGGTGGGAGAGATTTTCGAATCGTCACCCAAATATTTGTTTGAAAACTTCAATACCCCTCTCTTATGTCCGTGCCATGGCAGAAGATGAGGGATCACTGAAAGGTTACTTTGATCTGCTGGAAACAACACTGCACGAGAATGATATTTTTGATCATCCTAgtcatatatataattgtgaCGAGACGGGCATGCCTCTCAATCCCAAGCCTTTAAAAGTTGTTAGTGAAAGAGGTGCCAAAAATCCATCAAATATCTGTGGCTCCACAAAGAACCAAGTATCGGTTTTAGCCTGCTCAAGTGCCACTGGACATACGCTTCCCCCTTACATAATTTTAGCACGAAAAACTTTGAACCAAGAGATTACATTTAATGAAGTACCTGGATCTAGGTATGGTCTCTCCACCAGAGGATGGATGGATATGCGTTTGTTTAGTGAGTggtttacagttcattttttGCCTTATGCTCCTTCTGCTCGACCTTTACTACTCCTAATGGATGGCCACAAGTCACACTTCTGTCCTGAAATGATAAAAATGGCAGCAAAGGAAGGTATCGTACTTTTTGctctcccccctcacactACTCACTTGTGTCAACCCCTTGACAAAGGTCCTTTTGCGCCTTTAAAAATCGAATGGAGAAAAGTTGTGCATAAATTTATATCTGCTAACAAAGGTCGAGAAGTCACTGTTTATGATTTCAATACTGTTTTCTCTGAGGCTTGGTACAATGCTATGACAGCAAGTAATGTAATTTCTGGATTTAGATGCACGGGTATATACCCTTTCAATAGAAATGCTGTAAAAGCAAGATCTGAAAAATTCCGTAGGTTCGATCAAGATGCTCTATCAAAGGGGAGCAAGATCAACTATGTTCCTCTCTTCAGCCCCGACCGAGCTagacacactgacagtaatcTTGATACAGAAGATGAAAATGATAGCAGTTCGAGTGCTTCTTCTCCTCCTTTTGGTAATAGCAGGTGCAACACACTCTCTCCCATCCAACACAAAACTCTCAAAGATTTTTTGGTCACACCTAAGGCACCAAACCGAGGAAAGGGTCCAGTGCCAAAGGGTAGGGTTTTAACAAGCCGGCAAAATTTGCTTCTTCTAGAAGAACAGAAAAAAAAGAAACAAGAAGAAGCTCAGCTCAAGGAAGATCGCAAGAATCTCCGAGAAGAGAAACTGCGGCTTAAGAAACTGAAAGTATCGG CTGCCACCAGAAAAGCTTCTAAAAGTGCTCGCAGCAGAATAGCAACCAAAACTTCTGTCACTACTGTTGATG ATTTTTCTCCTGAAGAAGAAGCCAGGTATGAGAGGAGACGTGAGGAGGGATATGACATTCCAGACCCACGCTACGAACGCTGGCTCG AAACAAGAAAGGGCCACTGTAATGATTCTAACAGTTCAGGTGACAACGAGCCGTTTCAAACGAAAGCAGTGTATGGAG CTGCGTCCAAGGGGAGCCGTTCGGAGGAGAACAGTCTCTCTACTTCCCCTGTTATCCCTAAACCCACTCAGACTGGAGGAAGGGGTAGAG TTACGTCCAAGGGGAGCCGTCCGGAGGAGAACGGTCTCTCTACTTCCCCTGTTGTCCCTAAACCCACTCAGACTGGAGGAAGGGGTAGAG CTGCGTCCAAGGGGAGCCTTCCGGAGGAGAACGGTCTCTCTACTTCCCCTGTTGTCCCTAAACCCACTCAGACTGGAGGAAGGGGTAGAG CTGCGTCCAAGGGGAGCCTTCCGGAGGAGAACGGTCTCTCTACTTCCCCTGTTGTCCCTAAACCCACTCAGACTGGAGGAAGGGGTAGAG TTACGTCCAAGGGGAGCCGTCCGGAGGAGAACGGTCTCTCTACTTTCCCTGTTGTCCCTAAACCCACTCAGACTGGAAGAAGGGATAGAG CTGCGTCCAAGGGGAGCCGTTCGAAGGAGAACAGTCTCTCTACTTTCCCTGTTGTTCCTAAACCCACTCAGACTGGAGGAAGGGATAGAG CTGCGTCCAAGGGGAGCCGTTCGAAGGAGAACAGTCTGTCTACTTCCCCTGTTATCCCTAAACCCACTCAGACTGGAGGAAGGGGTAGAG CTGCGTCCAAGGGGAGCCGTTCGGGGGAAAACGGTCTCTCTACTTCCCCTGTTGTCCCTAAACCCACTCAGACTGGAAGAAGGGATAGAG CTGCGTCCAAGGGGAGCCGTCCGGAGGAGTACGGTCTCTCTACTTCCCCTGTTGTCCCTAAACCCACTCAGGCTAGAGGAAGGGGTAGAG GAAGCAATGAAGCTATTCTGGTGATGTGCTGCACAGACGGCACTTGCAATCATCCCAGAGCAAGTAACTGGGTCAGCTGTGACAGCTGTGACGAATGgtttcactgtgtgtgtgcaggtgtcaGAATTAATGATGCTCCAAACACTGAATTTATTTGCCATTGCTGTCATGGAATTTAG